One segment of Methylocella silvestris BL2 DNA contains the following:
- the argJ gene encoding bifunctional glutamate N-acetyltransferase/amino-acid acetyltransferase ArgJ, which translates to MAALSPLAPQTYPDLPSIEGVRFAAGAAGIRYKGRTDVMLVLMDKGTEVAGVFTKSKCPSAPVDWCRARLPGGKARALIVNSGNANAFTGKAGADAVKLTATIAAKALGAPKSEIFLASTGVIGEPLDASKFDPALEKLAAKAKPDLMFEAAKAIMTTDTYPKVSTATADLGGVEVTICGMAKGAGMIAPDMATMLSFIFTDAPIAAAALQSMLSKGVEGSFNAITVDSDTSTSDTLMLFATGAAAKRGAPRIELAADRRLASFKAALDKVLLDLAHQVVRDGEGARHFVEITVTGAASTAAAKRIALSIANSPLVKTAIAGEDANWGRIVAAVGKAGEKAERDLLAIWFGEIRVAHRGRRDPSYDEAEVSKLMKEKEIKIYVEIGIGTGQATVWTCDLTKEYVEINGDYRS; encoded by the coding sequence ATGGCAGCCCTTTCGCCGCTCGCCCCGCAAACCTATCCGGACCTGCCCTCGATCGAGGGCGTCCGCTTCGCGGCGGGCGCCGCCGGCATCCGCTACAAGGGCCGCACCGACGTCATGCTCGTCCTGATGGACAAGGGCACCGAGGTCGCCGGTGTCTTCACCAAGTCGAAATGCCCTTCGGCGCCGGTCGACTGGTGCCGCGCCCGTCTGCCGGGCGGCAAGGCGCGCGCGCTTATCGTCAATTCGGGCAACGCCAACGCCTTTACCGGCAAGGCCGGGGCCGACGCGGTCAAACTGACCGCGACGATCGCCGCCAAGGCGCTGGGCGCGCCGAAATCGGAGATCTTCTTGGCCTCGACCGGCGTCATCGGCGAGCCGCTCGACGCCTCGAAGTTCGATCCCGCGCTGGAAAAGCTCGCCGCCAAGGCGAAGCCCGATCTCATGTTCGAGGCGGCGAAGGCGATCATGACCACCGACACCTATCCGAAGGTCTCGACCGCCACGGCCGATCTCGGCGGCGTCGAGGTGACGATCTGCGGCATGGCCAAAGGCGCGGGCATGATCGCGCCGGACATGGCGACGATGCTGAGCTTCATCTTCACCGACGCGCCAATCGCGGCGGCGGCGCTGCAGTCCATGCTGTCGAAAGGCGTCGAGGGCTCGTTCAACGCCATTACGGTCGACAGCGACACCTCGACCTCCGACACTTTGATGCTGTTCGCCACGGGCGCGGCGGCAAAAAGAGGCGCGCCGCGCATTGAGCTGGCGGCCGACCGGCGTCTCGCCTCCTTCAAGGCGGCGCTCGACAAGGTTCTGCTGGATCTCGCTCATCAGGTCGTCAGGGACGGCGAGGGCGCCCGCCATTTCGTCGAGATCACGGTGACCGGCGCGGCCTCGACGGCCGCCGCCAAACGCATCGCTCTTTCGATCGCCAATTCGCCGCTGGTCAAGACGGCGATCGCCGGCGAGGACGCCAATTGGGGCCGGATCGTCGCCGCCGTCGGCAAGGCCGGCGAGAAAGCCGAACGCGACCTGCTCGCCATCTGGTTTGGCGAGATCAGGGTCGCCCATCGCGGCCGCCGCGACCCGTCCTATGACGAGGCCGAGGTCTCCAAGCTCATGAAGGAGAAGGAGATCAAGATCTATGTCGAGATCGGCATCGGCACGGGGCAGGCGACGGTCTGGACCTGCGATCTCACCAAGGAATATGTCGAGATCAACGGCGATTATCGCTCGTGA
- a CDS encoding (deoxy)nucleoside triphosphate pyrophosphohydrolase — protein MRLLLVVACALIDADGRVLIAQRPEGKELAGLWEFPGGKLDANERPEQALIRELFEELGITVKEPCLAPLTFASHAYEAFHLLMPLFVCRRWEGFVAAQEGQALKWVFPKTLRDYPMPPADAPLIPALIDLLG, from the coding sequence GTGAGGCTTTTGCTCGTCGTCGCCTGCGCCCTGATCGACGCCGACGGGCGGGTGCTGATCGCGCAGCGCCCCGAGGGCAAGGAACTGGCGGGGCTATGGGAGTTTCCCGGCGGCAAGCTCGACGCGAACGAGCGGCCGGAGCAGGCGCTGATCCGCGAGCTTTTCGAAGAGCTCGGCATAACGGTCAAGGAGCCCTGCCTCGCGCCGCTGACCTTCGCCAGCCACGCCTATGAGGCGTTTCATCTGCTGATGCCGCTTTTCGTTTGCCGGCGCTGGGAGGGCTTTGTCGCCGCTCAAGAGGGGCAGGCGCTGAAATGGGTGTTTCCCAAGACTCTACGCGACTATCCGATGCCGCCGGCCGACGCCCCGCTGATTCCGGCGCTGATCGATCTGTTGGGGTAG
- the ftsE gene encoding cell division ATP-binding protein FtsE gives MVRFENVGLRYGMGAEILKDISFTIERQSFQFLTGPSGAGKTTLLRLILLSLRPTRGLISLFGHDALTIDKAGVTDLRRRIGVVFQDFRLLDHLTTYENVALPLRVRGMDEASYRGEVTELLHWVGLGDRMNVPPAVLSGGEKQRAVIARALIVRPELLLADEPTGNVDPSLARRLLRLFTELHKSGTSVVIATHDLALMDQFDGARRLVLGDGRLHIFD, from the coding sequence TTGGTGCGTTTCGAGAATGTCGGCCTGCGCTACGGCATGGGCGCCGAAATTTTGAAGGACATCAGCTTCACGATCGAGCGGCAGTCCTTCCAGTTCCTGACCGGCCCTTCGGGCGCCGGCAAGACGACGCTGCTGCGCCTGATCCTGCTCTCGCTGCGCCCGACGCGCGGCCTTATCAGCCTGTTCGGCCATGACGCGCTCACCATCGACAAGGCCGGCGTCACCGATCTGCGCCGGCGCATCGGCGTCGTGTTTCAGGATTTCCGCCTGCTGGACCATCTCACCACTTACGAGAATGTGGCGCTGCCGCTGCGCGTGCGCGGCATGGACGAGGCGAGCTATCGCGGCGAGGTGACCGAGCTCTTGCACTGGGTCGGCCTCGGCGACCGCATGAATGTCCCGCCGGCTGTGCTCTCCGGCGGCGAGAAGCAGCGCGCCGTCATCGCGCGGGCGCTGATCGTGCGCCCGGAGCTCCTGCTTGCCGACGAGCCGACCGGCAATGTCGATCCGAGCCTTGCCCGCCGGCTGCTGCGCCTCTTCACCGAATTGCATAAATCCGGAACATCCGTGGTGATCGCAACCCATGACCTTGCGCTGATGGATCAGTTCGACGGCGCGCGCCGGCTCGTCTTGGGCGACGGCCGGCTGCATATTTTTGACTAG